Proteins encoded by one window of Candidatus Sumerlaea chitinivorans:
- a CDS encoding Alanine dehydrogenase encodes MIIGIPKEIKNNEYRVGIVPAGVRELTRAGHTVLIETRAGEGSGISDEEYKAAGAKIVPDAASVYGEADLIMKVKEPLEQEYPLIRENQIVFTYFHFASSRTLTEAMVRTKAVCVAYETIKTPDGKLPLLTPMSEVAGRMSIQEGAKYLEKPMKGRGILLSGVPGVEPARVLILGGGVVGANAAKIAAGLGAQVAILDVSLDRLRYLADIMPPNVVTLMSNEDNIRSRLALADLVIGAVLVVGARAPRLITRDMLKLMKPGAVIVDVAIDQGGCVETSRPTTHEDPIFIVDNVVHYCVANMPGAVGRTSTYALTNVTLPYALKIADHGWPEFARRDSALAQGVNMVGGVITCKPVAEAFNLSNYVPIDDVLK; translated from the coding sequence ATGATCATTGGGATTCCAAAGGAAATAAAAAACAACGAGTACCGAGTTGGCATAGTCCCTGCGGGAGTTCGCGAACTCACACGAGCAGGCCACACTGTCCTCATTGAAACGCGTGCGGGTGAAGGAAGTGGTATCTCCGACGAGGAATACAAAGCCGCTGGAGCCAAAATTGTCCCGGACGCGGCGAGTGTGTACGGCGAAGCGGACTTGATTATGAAAGTTAAAGAGCCGCTCGAACAGGAATATCCCCTCATTCGCGAGAATCAGATTGTCTTCACGTATTTTCACTTCGCCTCGTCTCGCACACTGACGGAGGCCATGGTCCGCACGAAAGCCGTTTGTGTCGCATACGAAACGATCAAGACGCCCGATGGGAAGCTTCCCCTTCTGACTCCGATGAGTGAAGTTGCAGGCAGGATGAGTATTCAGGAAGGGGCGAAGTATCTCGAAAAACCGATGAAAGGGCGAGGTATCTTGCTCAGCGGCGTCCCAGGGGTCGAACCGGCACGTGTTCTCATCTTAGGTGGTGGGGTCGTTGGTGCCAATGCGGCGAAGATTGCGGCTGGGCTTGGTGCCCAAGTTGCAATCCTTGACGTTTCGCTCGATCGGTTGCGCTACCTCGCCGATATCATGCCGCCGAACGTAGTGACCCTAATGAGCAATGAGGACAATATCCGTTCGAGACTGGCTCTTGCGGACCTTGTGATTGGGGCGGTTCTTGTGGTGGGAGCCCGTGCCCCCCGTTTGATTACTCGCGATATGCTTAAGCTAATGAAGCCCGGCGCGGTGATCGTAGACGTCGCGATTGATCAAGGCGGATGCGTGGAAACCTCACGCCCAACAACTCATGAGGATCCGATTTTCATTGTCGATAACGTCGTGCATTATTGTGTCGCAAACATGCCGGGTGCGGTGGGGCGAACTTCTACGTACGCCCTCACCAATGTCACCTTGCCGTATGCACTGAAGATCGCAGATCATGGGTGGCCTGAGTTTGCTCGGCGCGATTCTGCACTGGCCCAAGGGGTGAACATGGTGGGCGGGGTCATTACGTGCAAACCCGTGGCTGAGGCGTTCAATCTTTCAAATTATGTACCAATTGATGACGTCTTGAAATGA
- a CDS encoding Beta-hexosaminidase, GH3 family: MALAVRNLVDSMSLEEKVGQVFIFTLKNLRQALNDLQLHPGGFVRIYSDALTVAKQNLALQSATRIPLWLAADFEQGVAPTVSGGIHAVPAMGLGATGDTAHTFAVAKAIAEEASALGVNLNFMPVVDVNTDPRNPVINIRSFGEDPHAVAQHGIAFMRGLNAGGLVACAKHFPGHGATHVDSHSGLPVIDGTVERLWNVELLPFREAIAAGIPMIMTGHLSVPALDESGKAATLSPIILQKVLRGELGFKGVIISDALDMGAIANAMSEEDAVVSAFNAGCDILLMPREPRRATQALLEAVRSGRVSESRLDEAVKRILSLKAAVGLFEKPFAHLDLTSIAARLDNDEHRGVVRAAAMAAISLVSHSGHLFPISPDASLGIMIVGNDDPHPRQIFAEPRTFADHCAALASHVRVVDCTEFGKNTEASDRIQRQVDQLVCESDVLILSAYVRVRIGSGSVELPHIYEPLLNRFLSSNSRKCVVSFGHPYLFRTFRGVDACVCAYGNSDLIQECTARLMFGHGQFMGRLPVSLD, encoded by the coding sequence ATGGCGTTAGCCGTGCGTAATCTTGTGGACAGCATGTCACTCGAAGAAAAAGTCGGGCAGGTTTTCATTTTTACACTCAAGAATCTGCGCCAGGCTCTGAATGATCTGCAGCTCCATCCGGGAGGTTTTGTTCGTATCTACTCGGACGCCCTCACGGTTGCGAAACAGAATTTGGCTCTTCAAAGTGCAACGCGTATTCCATTGTGGCTCGCTGCTGATTTTGAGCAAGGGGTGGCCCCAACAGTCAGCGGGGGAATCCATGCGGTTCCTGCAATGGGTTTAGGTGCAACGGGTGATACCGCCCACACCTTTGCTGTGGCTAAAGCTATAGCAGAGGAAGCCAGTGCTTTGGGCGTGAACCTTAATTTCATGCCGGTAGTGGACGTCAACACGGACCCACGCAATCCGGTGATCAATATCCGATCCTTTGGAGAAGATCCACATGCTGTGGCACAACATGGTATTGCGTTCATGCGTGGACTCAATGCAGGCGGGCTTGTCGCATGCGCGAAGCACTTCCCCGGTCACGGCGCTACTCACGTCGATTCGCACTCGGGTTTACCTGTCATCGACGGTACTGTTGAACGTCTTTGGAATGTAGAGTTGTTGCCATTCCGAGAAGCCATTGCTGCTGGGATCCCAATGATCATGACGGGGCACCTATCTGTCCCCGCACTGGACGAGAGTGGGAAAGCAGCCACCCTCTCCCCTATCATTTTACAGAAGGTTTTACGCGGCGAATTAGGATTCAAAGGGGTGATTATCAGCGACGCCTTGGATATGGGGGCCATCGCCAACGCCATGAGCGAAGAAGATGCAGTCGTAAGCGCCTTCAATGCGGGGTGCGACATTTTGCTTATGCCTCGAGAGCCCCGTCGAGCCACGCAAGCGCTGCTGGAAGCGGTAAGGTCAGGGCGGGTCAGCGAATCCAGACTCGACGAAGCCGTGAAACGCATTCTCTCGCTCAAGGCCGCCGTAGGTCTGTTCGAGAAACCCTTCGCACACCTTGATCTCACCTCAATCGCTGCTCGGCTTGATAATGATGAGCATCGGGGCGTCGTCCGAGCAGCAGCGATGGCGGCAATTTCCCTTGTATCACACTCTGGGCATCTGTTCCCAATTTCTCCCGACGCCTCTCTCGGGATTATGATCGTTGGGAATGACGATCCTCACCCCCGCCAGATCTTTGCAGAACCACGCACATTTGCGGACCACTGCGCGGCACTCGCCTCACACGTTCGTGTGGTGGATTGCACGGAATTTGGTAAAAACACCGAGGCCAGCGACCGAATCCAACGTCAAGTTGATCAACTCGTATGCGAGAGCGATGTTTTGATTCTTAGCGCGTACGTCCGTGTCCGTATCGGTTCGGGAAGTGTGGAGTTGCCACATATTTACGAGCCTTTGCTCAACCGTTTTCTGTCGTCTAACAGCCGCAAGTGCGTGGTCTCATTTGGTCATCCCTATCTTTTTCGAACATTCCGCGGTGTCGATGCTTGCGTTTGCGCTTATGGAAACTCCGACCTAATCCAAGAGTGCACGGCCAGACTCATGTTCGGACATGGGCAGTTCATGGGACGGCTACCCGTTAGCTTAGACTGA
- a CDS encoding signal peptide peptidase SppA, 36K type, producing MVFGLVTLVLLISLTLVATKLGRARLDKGAIAILKLQGPIYESGAALDALRKVRKTPYVKAVVVRVDSPGGSVGASEEIYREVMRVRTETKKPVVVSMANVAASGGYYVSLAADKIVANHGTITGSIGVLAAELNIESLLRKLGVGTEIIKSGEHKDAGSPLRSMTKEELNLLQGLVFDFYRQFVREVLRWRHEQIQRALTERSVAITDVLSTSTTKRMENALEWRAFQPGTLAAEIGTTTEVETLVRMLADGRVFTGEQAWVLGLVDELGTFEDAMHLAAKLAKLPPDAPTVDFTPHTGFAEWLRKAFGSAVTEWVDPVQKIEFRAPMR from the coding sequence ATGGTGTTCGGCCTGGTCACCCTCGTTCTACTGATAAGTCTTACACTTGTTGCAACAAAGCTGGGACGCGCGCGTTTGGACAAGGGAGCCATTGCGATCCTCAAACTCCAAGGCCCGATTTACGAGAGTGGGGCAGCGCTGGACGCCCTGCGCAAAGTGCGAAAAACTCCTTATGTTAAGGCTGTGGTTGTGCGTGTGGATAGTCCGGGCGGCAGTGTGGGCGCCAGCGAGGAAATTTACCGCGAAGTGATGCGTGTGCGCACGGAAACGAAGAAACCAGTCGTCGTCTCGATGGCAAACGTGGCAGCGTCAGGCGGATATTACGTATCGCTTGCGGCTGACAAAATTGTCGCCAATCACGGGACGATCACGGGGAGTATTGGCGTGCTCGCGGCAGAGCTGAACATCGAATCTCTCCTCCGAAAATTAGGTGTTGGCACAGAGATCATCAAAAGTGGCGAACACAAAGATGCTGGCTCGCCACTTCGTTCGATGACAAAGGAAGAACTTAACCTGCTTCAGGGATTAGTTTTTGATTTTTATCGTCAGTTTGTACGAGAGGTCCTTCGGTGGCGCCACGAGCAAATCCAGAGAGCGCTGACCGAGCGTTCTGTTGCAATCACTGACGTTCTTTCCACGTCCACAACAAAACGCATGGAAAACGCGCTTGAGTGGCGCGCGTTTCAGCCGGGTACGCTCGCAGCCGAAATTGGAACAACTACAGAAGTCGAGACCCTCGTGCGAATGCTTGCGGATGGTCGCGTCTTCACAGGGGAACAGGCTTGGGTATTGGGACTTGTGGATGAGCTTGGCACCTTCGAGGACGCAATGCATCTTGCTGCAAAACTCGCAAAGCTGCCTCCCGATGCACCGACAGTCGACTTCACTCCGCACACGGGATTTGCCGAGTGGCTTCGCAAGGCTTTCGGCAGCGCCGTGACAGAGTGGGTCGACCCTGTGCAAAAGATTGAGTTCCGTGCTCCAATGAGGTAG